The region CTATTGATTACAATGAATATATAAACACCATAAACCAAGTGTTACTTCTTCACAAGGGTCCTATCTCAAAATTTGTTATCCATATACCACCTATGTTTCTTGATAGCTTCGAAGAAATTGatgaatggatgatgttgttatcAAGAAACAATGTGACAAAACTCGTTCTTACTAATTCAAATCAACGATATGAGCTTCCTTCTCATGTATTTTCATGTTTAGGATTAACAGAGTTGATATTGGAGAATTGTTTCTTCAATCCACCACTTCAGTTTGAAGGGTTTCTTAATCTTGTAGAACTTTTCCTTCAGCATATTGATTTTGGGAAGAATTTAAGTGGAAATCAGATGAACTTACCACAACTTAAGAATCTGAATTTTCTTGAGTGTACGAATGTTCACAATTTCAACATCAAGGCTACAAAGATGAAGAGTTTAATTCTAGTCACGTGTCCTGATGCTAATTTGCTACAATTGTTGGAAAATCCTTCTATTGTTGTGTTTGGTGTATCTTTTCGGATTTTTGAAGATTTTGATAGAGTTGAGATGATAAATTCCCTCAGCTTTTTTAGTAGCTTAACAAGAATTGAAGACTTCTTAATCGAGGGTAATTTTCTTAAGGTATGATACGAAAGTAAACTTTAAATGCTTTCCATTTACTCTTCCTTAATTACTTATATATAGTATACGCAAATACGCGATTGAGTATTGATAAGGTTAATTCAAACTATATGGTTTTTTTAGTGAATTGCTTTTTTGGTCCCTGTAGTATTCAGATAGATAAAATGACAAATGGTCGCTGTAACGTTTTTTACAAAAATGGCCTTGTGTTTGAAATACAAAATGACAGAAATGCTCCCTGTGTGAGATTTTTTTACAGAAATGGTCCTTCTGTAAGAAAATTATAGAAACGATCCCCGTCTAAGACAAAATTACAGAGACGGTCCCTCTGTAGGAATAGAAGAAATTGCAGAAATGAACCCAGCGTAAGataaatccatatatatatatatatatatatatatatatatatatatatatatatatatatatatatatatatgtatatatatatatatatatatatatatatatatatatatatatatggatttacCACTATAAatgttaagaaactctttgaacATATAATTTTGAATCTGGAAAAAGATTATACCCCGTATTAAAATTCCTAGCTCCGCCACCTATGCCTTCTAGTTGCAACTTTAATGAGTTTTGTAAACCATATATATCCTGCTCACTTTGATATAACTTTTTGTTTGATATGTTTAAGCATTGAAACTTTCAAACACATGCACACATAATTATAAACaccaaaatataaaatatatcttACCATTATAAgcaccaaaattttcaaattactaaatatttctatatatgttgcaaGAAAAACCATCTTTAGAACAAGCTACAAGCCGGAACAACGGTGACGGGATGTAGTGAGTTGGTCGTCATGGTGGCATTTAGGGCTTTTTATAGAAAGAAAGAGATGTCAACAATGTAAAGGGTAAACGGTGATGGTGCTCCGGTGGTGGCAGGGTGGTAAGTGCTTTGTGTCTAGGGTTTTTTTAGCGAGGGAGGGAGAGAGTCTTCCAAGAACCAAGCACATCCATATGATTTTTTCATTCCTTTCTACACCCCAATCATCGAAAACATTAAAAGATGGAGGTGGTTTTACCCAAATCTCCTTTTTTCTTCTTCAAAGTTGTTCATATATGGTTGTATAGAAGCTTATGTAAGAATCGAAAGCGTTAATGGACTATTTCCGGGCAGTTAGTCTATTAGTTATTCATTATATAAGGAGAGGGCAGTAAGTGATGAGTGGTGAAAtatgtgatggtggtggtgattggTTTCTCGGGTAAGCTTGTGAATGAACTAAGATAGGTTAGGACATAAAAAACTAGATATGTGACAGTGGGTTTTCACGAGGTATGAGATAAGGGATCAATTCAAATTCTGAATGGAATGGAAGTCAAATGATTAGTGCACGATATTATAATGATGGAACAGAAGTAAAGGGGACCGAGTCAAAGACATGCATCAGTAAATTGTACATACAATATAACAACCAGTAAAAATATACCATGATTACATGATCAAATATAAGAAACTTACAAACCATGAGTCACTTGGTAGGCCAATTTTGGATACATATCACAAAGTAATAGTGATAAGGAAACTTCATAAAAGTCACCATATTTTGAATAACTATTATAAAAGTtactatattttatatttatcagTTTTGATACTCAAAATATAATGTCACCGAATAGAGTCAGGTAATCATGCCCTGTCAGCATGACGCATTATCAAAATTCACATGTCAACCAGGTTGAGTGGTTAAACGGTAAAATTATAACAAATTAGTAAAAGGAATGTCAGATTAGAGAAAAAGAATAAcacaatattaaaatttaattcttGTGAAAACCTAGTGTATTTTATGGATTTTTTCCATATAAAAATATACATTGATATTCTGGTATTATACAAGATAACAACCCTAAAAATAAGGGTAACGCATTCAAATTTAACCTTTGTATATGGCTGGATATAGATCgcattcaaatttcaaatttatatATGGGTTGGATATAGATCATTAGATTGGTTGGCAAGTATTTGTTAGTTGTTACAAACCTTCTCGTCTACACGTAAAAAATTAATATCgctagagtacttcttttcatctaAAATTTTTGACATTCGCTCTGAAGGTATCTTCAAGTGATGATGCGTAAATTTCTACTTCACAAGCCTCTATGTATTTGATTCATTGAAGTCGTATGTGAAATCTCGATATCGTGTCACAGTAATTATTATCAATTTGTTTGAAGTCTGTTTATTATGATCTCATTCCAGTTGAATAAACCAATCACTTTGAGAAGATTATGTAGTACTTAGATACCGGTTAACTTTGCAAGGCAGGGATTAAGCTAGGCTTTGCCAGTGTAATTTCATTAGTCGAAGTGACTATAAGTTAGGTTTTGCTAGGGGAAACCATTGATTCAGTTATAAGCTTGAGGATAAATCAAATAAACTGTAGACCTGGGAAAATACAATGAATAACATAGAGAGAGGTGAACCCTTTCTAGGGCTTTGTTAATATTTAAAGCATAATGATCAACTCACATATACTTCAAATAAAGCAATTCTGTTATCTTACTATACCAAAAATATGACAATCATTAACTCATAAATagtgaaaataaatcaattctttTCTCAGTCTATTATAGTGTTTTTTAGAACATGACAGTTATAATGTGTAATTAATTTATTTAGTTTCTAGTAACATTTTATGTtatgaaaacttttcaaaattaaagtGACGAGGAATCCTTGTAAGCATGTTTGTAAGAAATAAAATGTAAAATGGAAACTTGTGGATAATAGCAATGGACTTTTCTCTCAATACTAATATGAGCAACACACTTTATTGCTCCATGTTTTTTTATTCCTTCCATTTTttcgaaataacttgtattttttaATCCAATAACAGGGACATATAAGAAGAGGTCTTTAACTTGTGATAGAGAAGATAAAATCAGTAACTTACTAGAGCACTTGATAGACTCAATCTTAGAGAGGCTCCGAATTAAAGATTCTGTAAGGACCAACATTATATCAAAAAAGTGGAGGTACAGATGGACCAAAATTAAGGTGTTGATTCTTGATGAGCAGTTCTCTACAAAATTTGCACAAAATGGAGCTTTTGATCGTAATGGGTTTATAAATACAATAAACCATGTCTTGACCTCTCACAGTAGTTCTATCTTGAAATTTCATCTACATATACCAAACATGTTTCTTGATAGTTACCAAGAAGTTTGTTAGACTAAGTTTATGTGTTGCATTGTATTTTACTTAAATTAGTGGGTACCTAATTGTATTTATCTAACCTATATATATTAGGTTCATATGTATCATATCTTTGAGataatcaataataaaaacacGGTTTGATTTGGTATCAGAGTCAAGTTAATCTTTACCTTATTGGCGGCATCCTCACAACAGCCTCTTACGCAAGATAAACCCTAATCACCGATCTGTCAAGAAACTTCATGGCGACCATTGCTGCCTTCACTACACAGGAGAAAACCTCTCATAATTCTCATAAATTCGCTTTTACCCTCACACCCACAAACTATGGGTATTGGAAGGCCATGCTAAAACCCTTTCTCATCTCCAACAATCTGTTCGGTTATGTCGATGGTACAATACCATGCCCTGAGCCCAAAGTCGGCACAGGAGAGACAATTA is a window of Lactuca sativa cultivar Salinas chromosome 1, Lsat_Salinas_v11, whole genome shotgun sequence DNA encoding:
- the LOC111879301 gene encoding F-box/FBD/LRR-repeat protein At1g13570, with protein sequence MGKRKRRSVTFNGEDRISNLPEHLIDSILERIPFEDAIKTSIISKKWRYKWTSMKVLTFDKDFNEKIAKNGAIDYNEYINTINQVLLLHKGPISKFVIHIPPMFLDSFEEIDEWMMLLSRNNVTKLVLTNSNQRYELPSHVFSCLGLTELILENCFFNPPLQFEGFLNLVELFLQHIDFGKNLSGNQMNLPQLKNLNFLECTNVHNFNIKATKMKSLILVTCPDANLLQLLENPSIVVFGVSFRIFEDFDRVEMINSLSFFSSLTRIEDFLIEGNFLKV